Genomic window (Rubeoparvulum massiliense):
CAGGCCACAATCAACGCTCCTTCTATACAATTCTGTTAGTCTGATTATACCATAGTTTCCCTTCTTAACTTCTTACTCCTTTATCTCACCCGTCTCAGCAATCTTTGCTATTTTGTCATAATTAACTGCCCATTACCTCTTTGCTCTGTGTTACGATTTTAATTGTTCGTGTTACTAATATATAATTCAATGATTGTAAATCGCTTCCTACATCACAAGAAGGAGCCGTTTACAATGAGACAGGAGTGAAGAGATTGGTACGGAAACATTTTGGATGGTTGATCTTGCTTCTCATCATTCCCGCCCTCTTATTATCTGGGTGTGGTGATGCCAAAACAGCTGAGGGGACACAAGATTCTGCAAAAGCAGGAGAGCAAGTTTCAGGTAATCTTGTAAAAGAGGAACTAGTTCTCGCCATTGGCTATGAGCCTGAAAATGGCTTCGACCCTACCACCGGCTGGGGACGTTACGGTTCTCCCCTTTTCCAAAGCACCTTATTAGCTCGTGATCATGAGATGAACATCATCTATGATCTCGCTACAGAATATAGTCTAGACCCCAATGGCTTGGTATGGACGGTGAAGATTCGCGATGATGTGAAGTTCTCTGATGGTGAGCCATTAACTGCCGAAGATGTGGTCTATACCTTCGAGACCGCTGCCCAAAGTGGATCCGTCATCGACTTAAACAATCTAGAAAAAGCAGAGATCATCGATAGTAATTCGGTGCAATTCACTTTGAAACAACCTCAATCTACTTTCTTACACGCACTCTGCTCACTGGGGATTGTACCCAAGCATGCCCATGGTGATGATTATGCACAGCATCCCATCGGCTCCGGTCCCTTCCAGCTTGTTCAGTGGGATAAAGGCCAACAGATCATTGTGGAGGCCAATCCGTATTATTATGGAGAGCCCTCTCCGTTCAAGCGCCTCACTTTCTTATTCCTTGAGGAGGATGCCGCCTTCGCCGCTGCCCAAGCTGGTCAAGTGGATATGGCATTCGTGCTTCCTACCTATGCCAATCAAGAGGTCGCAGGGATGCACCTCGTCCGTTTAGCAAGTGTAGATAATCGTGGGATTCTCTTCCCCTATGTTCCTGCTGGTGAACAAACAGCCGATGGTTACCCCATTGGTAATGATGTCACTACAGATATTGCCATTCGTAAAGCCATTAATATTGCCTTAGATCGTGAAGCATTGGTAGAAGGTGTCTTCGAAGGCTATGGTACACCTGCCTACTCCGTTTGTGATGGCCTACCTTGGTTTAATACAGAAACGGTTTTTGAAGATGGTGAGCTAGAGAAAGCTCAACAAATTCTCAGCGAGGCAGGTTGGAAGGATCAAGATGGTGACGGTATTCTGGAAAAAGGTGATCTCAAGGCACAGTTTACCTTAATCTATCTTGCCAATGATGCTTCTCGGCAATCCCTCTCCATCGCCATTGCAGATATGCTGAAGCCCCTTGGCATTCAAGTAGATCTCAAAGGGGAAAGCTGGGATGGGATCGCCAAAGCCATGTACTCTACCCCCATTCTCTTTGGCTGGGGCAGTCAAGATCCCTTGGAACTCTATAATCTCTATAGCAGCACCACCGTTGGAAATGGTTGGTATAATACTGGTTATTATCAGAATGCTGTGGTAGATGAGCATATGGAAAAAGCTTTAGCTGCTACCTCTGAGGAGGAAGCACTACAATATTGGAAATTAGCACAATGGGATGGCAAAACAGGCTGTAGCGCCCTCGGCGATGCGCCTTGGGCTTGGCTCGTCAATCGGGACCACCTCTATTTAGTTCGTGATGGACTAGAAATCGGCGAGGAAGCGATCCAACCTCATAGTCATGGCTGGCCAGTGACCGCCAATATTGCCCAATGGCATTGGCAAGAATAATTGTTTTAGTAGATATAAGTCGTAAGGAGGTATGCAGATCGTGAAGTCTCATCAGATATTACGCTACGTCACAGGAAAATTAGTACGAATCACCACATTAATCCTTGCGCTCTGCATTCTCTCCTTCTGGCTCGTGAGTAACTCTCCCATCGATCCAGTCCAGGCCTATGTTGGTGCAGATCTTATGCGCGTAGGTCCAGAGCAGCGTGCCATGATCGCCGCCTATTGGGGGCTGGATCAGCCACCGCTGGAGCAATTTATGCACTGGGGGAAGGCCGCCCTCCAAGGTGATTCGGGAACCTCCATGATCTTTCGTCAACCTGTAATCGAGGTGCTTGGGGAGCGATTTCGTGCTTCCCTTGCCTTGATGGGGGTAGCCTGGGTCATTTCAGGAATCCTGGGCTTCCTGCTAGGAGTCATCGCAGGCATGGGTCCAGGAACCTGGGTAGATCGGATCATTCAATGGTATTGCTTTACCCTTGCCTCCACGCCCACGTTCTGGTTAGGGATGCTCTTTCTCATGATTTTTGCCGTTTGGCTCGGATGGTTCCCGGTGGGACTGGGCGTACCTGCTGGTGTCCTCGCAGAAGAGGTTACCCTAGGAGCAAGGATTCATCATCTCATTCTTCCAGCCTTAACGCTGAGCCTACTCGGTGTGGCCAATGTTGCACTGCATACACGACAAAAGGTGATCGATGTATTAGATAGCGACTATATTCTCTATGCGAAGGCGCAAGGTGTGCAGGGACTCCCCTTGGTATGGCGGCACATTGTCCGAAATGTTGCTTTACCAGCCATTACCTTACAGTTTGCTGCATTGGGAGAGCTCTTTGGTGGGTCTGTCCTTGCGGAACAAGTCTTCTCCTATCCTGGTTTAGGGCAAGCGACCATACAAGCTGGCTTACGCGGTGATGTCCCCTTATTGTTAGGCATCGTCATCTTTAGTGCCCTCTTTGTCTTTATGGGTAATCTGCTTGCGGATTTAATCTATCGGGTGGTTGATCCGAGAATAAGGAGGGGACAGATTCGATGAATGATACCAATCATTGTGAGATGAATAGTGATCAACTGGATCTTCCAGTACCACGATTCAAGCGCTTCTGTCTAAATCGGCGCCAATGGACCATTGTGACTACCGTGGTCTCCTTCTTAATTCTCCTTAGTATTTTTTTAAGTGGCTGGCTGATGGGGAACGAACGTCTGACGACAAACTTCGCTGTGCGGAATCAGGCACCCTCCCTCTCCTATCTTTTTGGTACCGATTGGTTAGGGCGAGATATGCTAATTCGGACCGTGAAGGGACTCTCCTTAAGTATCAGTGTGGGAATCATGGCAGCAGCCATCAGTGCTGTTATCGCTTTGGCCTTAGGGATGTTAGCCGCCACCATGGGTAAATGGATGGATGCCTTCATCTCCTGGTTGGTGGACCTTTTTTTAGGGGTCCCCCATCTGGTAATCCTCATTTTGATTGCCTTCACCTTAGGCGGTGGTGCCAAGGGGGTCATCGTAGGGATCGCTTTAACCCATTGGCCCAGTCTGACCCGGGTGATCCGCGCGGAAGTATTACAATTACGGTCGGCAGAGTATATTCAAGTCTCACGACGTTTGGGAAGATCTCGTTGGTGGATCGCTTCTCGTCATATGCTGCCCCATCTCCTTCCGCAGCTCTTGATCGGGTTTATCTTACTCTTCCCTCATGCGATCTTACATGAAGCAGCCATTACCTTTTTGGGACTGGGATTATCGCCCCATCAACCAGCGATTGGGATCATCCTAGCCGAGTCCATGCGTTATCTATCTACCGGGATGTGGTGGTTAGCCTTCTTCCCTGGGCTCACCTTACTCTTGGTGGTCCGTACCTTCGATATTGTGGGTCATAATCTACAGCAACTATTCGATCCCCACCATGCCCATCAGTGATACGCCATGACCTGGCAGAAAGGAGCAAACCCATGGATCAAACAAGTAAAGCAATCTCCTCCCCATCCCCTTTACTGAAAGTGAAGGATTTAAGCGTCTCCTTTCGCCAGTATACGAAGGGTCTGCGCAAAACCGTCACCCAGGTGATCTCCAATCTCGATGTAGAGATCCATGCTGGTGAGGTCCTCGCCGTGGTGGGTTCCAGTGGTTCGGGCAAAAGTCTGCTCGCCCATGCCATTCTTGGCATCCTCCCAGCCAATGCTACAATCACGGGAATCTTGCAATTTCGAGGTGAAGAACTAACCTCAAAGAAACAGGCTGCTTTACGAGGTAAACAGTTGGCTCTGATCCCTCAATCGGTGAACTATCTGGACCCATTAATGCAGGTGGGCAAACAGGTACAGCATGCTGTGAGAGGCAAGGATGCTCGCGCTGTACAAGAAGCGGTCTTTGCCCGCTACCAGCTTGTCCCTGAAGTGGCAAGCTTCTATCCCTTCCAATTGTCTGGCGGCATGGCACGGCGCGTACTCATTGCTAATGCCTTGGTACGTGATGCACAATTGATTATCGCCGATGAGCCGACAACGGGTCTCGATGGGAGTGTAATTGCTGAAACACTAGGCCATTTTCGTCAATTGGCTGATGAAGGACGTGGTGTCATGATGATCACCCATGATATTGAGGCAGCGCTCTCCATTGCAGATCGGATTGCCATCTTTTACGCTGGGACTACGGTAGAGATTGCTCCCGTCGCTAACTTCTGTGGTGAAGGTGATGCCCTTCGTCATCCCTATAGCCGTGCACTTTGGCAAGCACTCCCCCAGAATCAGTTTCGACCCATTCCCGGCTTTCAGCCCCAGCCCCATCAGCTACCCACAGGTTGCTTGTTCCATCCCCGCTGTTCCATGGCGACAGCAGCCTGTAAAACCGTAGCACCTGAAGCACGTCAGGTGCGTGGAGGAATGGTGAGGTGTCTTCATGCAACTTAATGCAAGTAATCTTGGCTTCCATTATCCGAATGGGCCATGGATCTTCCGTCATCTTGATATCACATTACAAACCGGTGAAGTGGTTGGTTTAACTGGTCCAAGTGGGAGCGGTAAGACCACCTTGGCACGAATCTTAGCTGGCTATGAGGAGCCTCATGAGGGTCAGGTAACCCTCCATGGTGGAATGCCCTCCAGTTCTGCGTCACATACTGCAGCTTTTCACCCAGTACAATTGATCTTTCAGCATCCAGAGAAGGCTGTGAACCCACGCTGGCGTATGCGCCAAACCTTATATGAAGGCTGGAATCCTCCTGATGAGTTCCTACACGACCTAGGGATTGAACAAGCATGGCTGAATCGCTGGCCTAATGAATTATCCGGCGGCGAGCTGCAACGCTTCTGTGTGGCCCGCGCCCTAAGTCCAGCAACCCAATTCCTCATCGCAGACGAAATGACAGCTATGCTGGATGCCATCACTCAAGCACAGATCTGGCAGGTGATTCAAAGTAAAGTAGAAGCCCAGCAACTGGGTGTACTCATGATTAGTCATGATCAGCATCTCCTTCAGCGACTAGCTACACGAATGATCTCCTTATCCCCCTATCATGGAAAGGAACCTTCAATATAATTTACTATCAATCAATACAACGAGAAACCTGATAAAAATGCCTGTACCTAAGATTACCACGTAATCATTGATACAGGCATTTTTAACTAAACTAGCCAAGAAGTCTCCCACATCCATCATTAGCTAGATTGTAAGGAGTTTACAGATCTTCTTCACTTTTATACTCTAAAATATCCCCAGGCTGGCATTCTAATGCTTTGCATATTGCTTCTAAAGTTGAAAGCCTAATTGCTTTTGCCTTTCCATTTTTCAATATAGAAAGGTTAGCCATCGTAATTCCAACCCTCTCCGAAAGTTCTGTTACGCTCATTTTTCTTTTAGCCAGCATCACATCAATGTTGATTATAATCGCCATACTATTCACCTCAGACCGTTAAATCATTTTCTGATTTTATCTTAATCGCTTCTTGTAAAAGTCTTTGGAGAACAGCAGCAAAGACTGCGATAACCATAGAGGCAAAAATAAAGAGCATTCCAATCAATATGACACCTGGGGCATCGTCTAACTCCGCAAAGATATAGAAAAATGGCATCGCAACTACGTATAAGCCACTGATGATGATTGCACAATATTTAATATTTTTTAAAGCCCTTACAGATATTTCTGAGAACGCTTCGTTCTTGTCAATATAGCATAAAAGTTTAAAAGCCTGATATAATGCAACGAAAAACGGTATCACCGATACATACATAACGATTACGATACCATATAGTACAAAAGCGAAATTCGAACTACTTTCAACTGCTTCTTTCGCTAGTATAGGCAACCCAAATATACATAAAGCAAGAACTGGAGTTCCAATAAGAATAACAGCGAGCTTTAAAAATAGTGTTGATCCTCGTTTCATTAATAGCACCTCATCAATTTTTTCCTAAATAAAATTTAACACATTATTTATTGTTTCTCAATATATTTTTATTGTTTAAAATATTATTTTATAATTAATAGCTTAACTGATGAAAAAAAAAAGCACTCTCTCACTTCTAAATGTGAAGGCATTTTTGTTTTCATATACCTATTTTTTAAGTAATTTGTCCCACCACCATATAACCGAGCAATACCAAGGTTAGCGACCTGAGTAAATAGAGAGCTTGTTGCTGCGAAAGCTTCCGTGCCACAATTAAGGCCATCCGTGCACCGATCACTCCCCCCAAGGCTAAGGGGATACCTACCGACCAGGAAAAAAGACCAGCTAGATAATATGTGGCAAATGCACCGATACAACTAAAAAATGTGTTCATTCGTGTTAAGGCAATGGATGTGAGATAAGAGAGCTGGTAATGCTGGAAGACGATCATCTGCATCGTTGCCTGACCTGGTCCAAGCATTCCATCGTAGAAGCTGAACCCCATCTGAATAGGATAGAGCGGAATAGGTAGCTTCACATGATGGCTCACGGTCCTCTTCTCCCCCTTCTGCCGATAAGTGAGAACAAAGGCAATGACTAGCAAAACAATAGCCACCCTCTGCATTGTCTGTGGTTTGAGGGAAGAAGCAAAGATCGCACCAAAAATTCCCCCTGTTAAGCTAAATGGAATGAAGAATAGTAATGCTTTCCCAGCGATCGCCTTTTGCCGAAAGAGGGTGATAAAGCTTGTGAAGGAGCTGAAGGTATTCGCAAACTTATTGGAGGCAATGGCTGTATGAATAGGAATACCCAACGCCATCATTGCTGGTAGATTAATAAAGCCACCACTTCCCCCTAAGGTGCCGATAAAAGTAGCCAACAGACCGATGCCAAACAGTAAAAACATCTCGAAAGTGAGCTCCATCTGAACCCCTCCCTTCCTTTGATTTCAGTTTACATGGAAGAACATGATTGGTAAAATTTATATAATTGATAGTGGGACATAAGTATTTCTTATCTTGGGAGGAAGATGGATGGAACTAAGAGAGCTCGAACTTCTCCTTCTCTTAGCGGAGGAGAAGAATATTAGTAAAGCTGCCGCACGCGCATTTATTTCCCAGCCTGCCTTAACTCAGCGTCTGCAAGCCTTAGAGAAAGCATGGGGAACCACCCTATTTCTACGATCGAACAAGGGCTTAACGCTGACACCGGAAGGTGAAAAGGTGATCGCCTTTGCCCAGGAGACCACCGGTCGTCAGCAGCAAGTGATCGAGGAACTACAGGGTCTTACGGCGGAGATTCATGGTACCTTACACCTCGCTGTGGGAACCATTCTAGCACAGTATTGGCTCCCTGGGCGCTTAAGTGAATTTGTGAAGCGCTACCCCTTGGTTCATGTGGACTTACAAACAGGCTGGAGCAGTCATATGATGCGGAAAATGTATGATGATGAAAGCCACGTAGCCATTGTTCGGGGGAATCCAGAGTGGTCCGGCTGGAAGCAGCATCTCTTTAGTGATCCCTTGCTCTTGGTCGATACCACCATCCAATCTCTCGCTGAGCTAGAACATGTAAAGAAGCCCTTCCTGCAGGTAGACACCGATTCTACCTATCGTTATACCATTGAGCAGTGGTGGTATCATCAGTTCAAGCGTCAGCCTCCCCGTTCCATTCTGGTTGATCAATTTGAGACCTGCAAACAATTGGTCTTGCATGGTATTGGCTATGCTATCCTGCCAGGTACCAGCATCACAGAGAGGGAAACTGCATTAAAAAAGTTGCCCATCTGTGATCCACAGGGGCAACCCATTTATCGAGATACCTGGTTAATTGTAAGTGAACCTGCACGCCAATTACCACAGGTGCAAGCCTTTATCCAACTACTTACCGAAGGAGATCCTTCCCCTACTGAGGAAGCGTAAACCCATGTCATACCACCCATTGAATTGACCATTCTGACGATACCAATAATAAGTAACAACGATGGTCGCAATGATCACACTTTGAATTGCAATCGCGATGAATAATCCCATCCCGACAATCCGAATCAGCTCAAGGAGGTAGAATCCAAGTGCACCAGCAATTCCTGCGAGCTTCCTTGATGCTAGAACACGGCTTGCATAAGGATTCCAGCCTGTATGCGCACCACCCTTTTTATACCAATAATAGGTGAAGATCAGCGAAGCGATGATGGTGAGACTAGGTTCTTGGGCAATCCACCAAAATAGAAAGCCAATTGCGATTGCAACAGCAAGAATTCGCATGAGCTCGAGGAGCACACAGGATGAACCTATAATGAGGTTACGTAGGGCAGTGAGACGTTGATGAGTTGATGGCTGTTGTTGCGACATTCGATCCCCTCCTTATTCATCAGAACACGATTTACTAGTTCCATTATAGCCTTTTATAGTAGTTATTGGAATACCTGTTATTTTTATTACGGCTACGTGTACGGTACCACATTACTGTAAAAATAATGGCGGCTAAGGGTGGCATTCTGATCAGTACGGTTGTGAGAATGAACATTGCAAGAAAGCCAATTAGCTGAAGTAGATAAAAAGCAATCTTTACGAGGATTCCCCTTGCCTTACCCGCCAATACTTGCTCATCCCTTGATTGACTGATCCATTTTGGCTTCCAAGGCAGTGCATATTTAATGTAGAGATAGAGCGTAAGGATGATTGCTAAGCTTATAAGTAGAAATGGGTATTCAATGCTCAGAGAAAAGATGAAGAATGAAGTAATAAGGACGAGAACGAAAAATACTAGATCCAATAATGCTGTCATTGCATTGTGCAATAGCTTGTCCCAAGTAGTACTCGGATATTACTTGCTTGCTTACTCAATGCCATGCTATCTCCCTCCTTTCTACTTCTATCATATGGTTATTAGTATATTCTGTCAATTTTACTTTTAGTTACCATTCCATGGATTGGAGGCTTTTCCGTGAATTCTTATGTACATGCCGTTATTCACCAATTAGAAGTCGCAAACCTTACCATTGATCAGATGATTTCTTTACTAGATCCTAAAGACTTTAACGTACGACTTGCTCAAAACAAGCGATCCCTTGGAGAATTAGTCAATCATCTTGTCCTCATCTACCATGCTGATCTTCTCATCGCTGATGGTGCATCTGAAACAGAGATGAATCAATTCTATGCACAGAGGAAGATCAATTCAATCGAAGAAATGCGATCCACGCTACATGCTGGATTCGAAGCATTGAAGGAAAGATATCGCGGTTATTCTAATGAACAATTAATGGAGCTGACAAGCTCTTACTGGGGTGTCTCCTATTCCCGATTTGAATGGTTTTTAGAAATCATTGCTCACATCTATCACCACCGTGGTCAATTGCATACTCTTCTCGTTAACCTGGGTACTGATCTACATATCTCACTATTTGAGTAGTAAGAAAATCAGTCTTGAAGATAGCCTGTAGACAATCGATGGAAACAACCGGTATAGAGACATGCTTAGCTGTTGTTTTTGCATCTATAGTCCCTTTTGTTCACAAATTCGTCAATGTTATAATTAGGAAGGTACCACAAAAACTTGTGAAAAAGTAGGTGATAAGATGCAACGAATGAAGCTTAGCTGGACACTTCTTCTCCTAACCCTATTCCTCATTCCACTTGTTGCCTGTACCCAAGTTCCAGTTAATGAAGCTACCGTAATCCATATTTCCGACCCCTACTTAGAACAATTGGTTCGTGAACACCTGCAGATCGATGGCGAAATCACCAATAAGCATCTGCTTCAACTGGAACATCTGGAGTCCTGGGACCATCGTCCTGTTAAATCACTTAATGGACTACAATATGCGAAAAATCTAGAATGTATTATCCTTCCGTTTGCGCAAATTGATGATCTCACACCTTTAGAAAACCTACCCCATCTTCAAGCGATCCATTTAAAAGGCAACCTGATTGATGATATTGAGAGCCTTACTCTTATGCCTAATTTGAATTGGATCATTCTTGATCATAATCAGCTTGCGAACCTTTCTTCCCTTCGCGAGCTACAAGATCATCCCAACTTGCAGTATCTCTTTCTACGTGAGAATCCCCTTACCATGAATAAAAAGGAGTTAAAACAGGTCCAAGCTGATTTAGCCGTTGCTGGAATATATTTGTATCTTAATTAAGACAGCTGTATCTCTTTTAGTATGATTGCAATGGATAATTTCTCAACGTTCGGGAAGATTATGGGTGAAGGAGGTGTCAGCAATGGCACGAATTGGTGTAGAAGAAAACCTCACCCATGTTGAGGATGCATTAAGAGAACGGGGCTATGAAACAGTTCCTCTCCGCAATGAAGATGATTTTTATGGTTGTGATTGCTGTGTAGTCACTGGTCAGGATAGTAACCTGATGGGCATTCAAAATGTTAGTTTTGAAGGTTCCATCATTGACGCAAGTGGAATGAATGCCGAGGAAATCTGTCGCGAGGTTGATGAACGCGTCAGTAACATGAACAACCGTCAGGGCTAAGCACCTGACGGTTGTTTTTTATTTTCTAGCCACGCAGAAAGCTCTATTTCAAATCCTTCTTCGATAAGTACCAATCAATTACTTCTAGTGATGAATCTTGTGTCCGCTCATCTGCAGCTGCTGTTGTTTTAGGTGGTGGAACGATGACCTTATCACCTGGCTTCCAATTAGCTCCGGTAACAACACCGTGTTGATCAGATGTTTTTAATGCGTCCAAGACGCGAAGAATCTCAGCCATATTACGACCCGTGGACATGGGGTAGTAAATAATCGCCCGAACAACCTGCTTATCATCGATGAAGAAGACGGCACGTGTAGCTGCTGTATCGCTTTGCTCTGGCATGATCATACCGTATTTGCTTGCCACCTTCATATTGAGGTCTGCAATGATGGGGAATTCAATGGTAACACCCATCTTCTCTTTAATATTACGTACCCAAGCAATGTGGGAGGTTACACTATCTACACTTAAGCCAAGTAATTCTGTGTCACGCTTGCGTAATTCTGGGTAGATTTCTTGGAAAGCGATAAACTCTGTTGTACATACAGGGGTGAAATCAGCTGGGTGAGAGAATAGAATTAGCCACTTCCCTGCGTAATCGGATAATTTCTTCATGCCATGTGTGGTTATTGCATCAAATTGTGGTGCCTTTTGGCCAATCCGTGGCATTGCAAACGCTACTTCTTCTGTTCCTTGTTTTTCCATACCTTCTGTCATGCAAATCCACTCCTTTTCTTTTGTAAGCTTAACCAAGTATCAGGCAGAACATCCTAGATATTCTCCAGGACATTGATTAAACATGAATTTAGGTCTGATTGATTGGTTGTAAAATTTATTACTTGTAATGGTTACATATTTATTATATCTTAAAATAATTTCTTGTCAATAATTATTATAATTTAATAATAGAAATAGATAACGCAAGATGAGATGAGTAGATCATCCTGCTCAAAGCGTATAACCTGCATCATCTAAAGCATGTAGAACATCAGGATCATGATCCTCCTTGCGCCAGGCTGTAACTAAATCACCTTTTGCTGTGAGGACAATACCCCCAGTTCGTGATATGTATAGATACCTTTCACCATTCCACTGCCTTGCGATCAAAAGAGGTGTATTAAAGATGTTTTCAATCTCTTGCCACTGAAGGGAGCGCTCGACACATCGTTGCATCACATGATCGATGTCGTAGTAACCCCGTAGATGATAAATAGGTACATAGTCAATGATC
Coding sequences:
- a CDS encoding ABC transporter substrate-binding protein, with amino-acid sequence MVRKHFGWLILLLIIPALLLSGCGDAKTAEGTQDSAKAGEQVSGNLVKEELVLAIGYEPENGFDPTTGWGRYGSPLFQSTLLARDHEMNIIYDLATEYSLDPNGLVWTVKIRDDVKFSDGEPLTAEDVVYTFETAAQSGSVIDLNNLEKAEIIDSNSVQFTLKQPQSTFLHALCSLGIVPKHAHGDDYAQHPIGSGPFQLVQWDKGQQIIVEANPYYYGEPSPFKRLTFLFLEEDAAFAAAQAGQVDMAFVLPTYANQEVAGMHLVRLASVDNRGILFPYVPAGEQTADGYPIGNDVTTDIAIRKAINIALDREALVEGVFEGYGTPAYSVCDGLPWFNTETVFEDGELEKAQQILSEAGWKDQDGDGILEKGDLKAQFTLIYLANDASRQSLSIAIADMLKPLGIQVDLKGESWDGIAKAMYSTPILFGWGSQDPLELYNLYSSTTVGNGWYNTGYYQNAVVDEHMEKALAATSEEEALQYWKLAQWDGKTGCSALGDAPWAWLVNRDHLYLVRDGLEIGEEAIQPHSHGWPVTANIAQWHWQE
- a CDS encoding ABC transporter permease — protein: MTTLILALCILSFWLVSNSPIDPVQAYVGADLMRVGPEQRAMIAAYWGLDQPPLEQFMHWGKAALQGDSGTSMIFRQPVIEVLGERFRASLALMGVAWVISGILGFLLGVIAGMGPGTWVDRIIQWYCFTLASTPTFWLGMLFLMIFAVWLGWFPVGLGVPAGVLAEEVTLGARIHHLILPALTLSLLGVANVALHTRQKVIDVLDSDYILYAKAQGVQGLPLVWRHIVRNVALPAITLQFAALGELFGGSVLAEQVFSYPGLGQATIQAGLRGDVPLLLGIVIFSALFVFMGNLLADLIYRVVDPRIRRGQIR
- a CDS encoding ABC transporter permease, producing the protein MNSDQLDLPVPRFKRFCLNRRQWTIVTTVVSFLILLSIFLSGWLMGNERLTTNFAVRNQAPSLSYLFGTDWLGRDMLIRTVKGLSLSISVGIMAAAISAVIALALGMLAATMGKWMDAFISWLVDLFLGVPHLVILILIAFTLGGGAKGVIVGIALTHWPSLTRVIRAEVLQLRSAEYIQVSRRLGRSRWWIASRHMLPHLLPQLLIGFILLFPHAILHEAAITFLGLGLSPHQPAIGIILAESMRYLSTGMWWLAFFPGLTLLLVVRTFDIVGHNLQQLFDPHHAHQ
- a CDS encoding ABC transporter ATP-binding protein, with translation MDQTSKAISSPSPLLKVKDLSVSFRQYTKGLRKTVTQVISNLDVEIHAGEVLAVVGSSGSGKSLLAHAILGILPANATITGILQFRGEELTSKKQAALRGKQLALIPQSVNYLDPLMQVGKQVQHAVRGKDARAVQEAVFARYQLVPEVASFYPFQLSGGMARRVLIANALVRDAQLIIADEPTTGLDGSVIAETLGHFRQLADEGRGVMMITHDIEAALSIADRIAIFYAGTTVEIAPVANFCGEGDALRHPYSRALWQALPQNQFRPIPGFQPQPHQLPTGCLFHPRCSMATAACKTVAPEARQVRGGMVRCLHAT
- a CDS encoding ABC transporter ATP-binding protein, whose product is MQLNASNLGFHYPNGPWIFRHLDITLQTGEVVGLTGPSGSGKTTLARILAGYEEPHEGQVTLHGGMPSSSASHTAAFHPVQLIFQHPEKAVNPRWRMRQTLYEGWNPPDEFLHDLGIEQAWLNRWPNELSGGELQRFCVARALSPATQFLIADEMTAMLDAITQAQIWQVIQSKVEAQQLGVLMISHDQHLLQRLATRMISLSPYHGKEPSI
- a CDS encoding helix-turn-helix domain-containing protein; the encoded protein is MAIIINIDVMLAKRKMSVTELSERVGITMANLSILKNGKAKAIRLSTLEAICKALECQPGDILEYKSEEDL
- a CDS encoding DUF2975 domain-containing protein, producing the protein MKRGSTLFLKLAVILIGTPVLALCIFGLPILAKEAVESSSNFAFVLYGIVIVMYVSVIPFFVALYQAFKLLCYIDKNEAFSEISVRALKNIKYCAIIISGLYVVAMPFFYIFAELDDAPGVILIGMLFIFASMVIAVFAAVLQRLLQEAIKIKSENDLTV
- a CDS encoding sulfite exporter TauE/SafE family protein encodes the protein MELTFEMFLLFGIGLLATFIGTLGGSGGFINLPAMMALGIPIHTAIASNKFANTFSSFTSFITLFRQKAIAGKALLFFIPFSLTGGIFGAIFASSLKPQTMQRVAIVLLVIAFVLTYRQKGEKRTVSHHVKLPIPLYPIQMGFSFYDGMLGPGQATMQMIVFQHYQLSYLTSIALTRMNTFFSCIGAFATYYLAGLFSWSVGIPLALGGVIGARMALIVARKLSQQQALYLLRSLTLVLLGYMVVGQIT
- a CDS encoding LysR family transcriptional regulator, with the translated sequence MELRELELLLLLAEEKNISKAAARAFISQPALTQRLQALEKAWGTTLFLRSNKGLTLTPEGEKVIAFAQETTGRQQQVIEELQGLTAEIHGTLHLAVGTILAQYWLPGRLSEFVKRYPLVHVDLQTGWSSHMMRKMYDDESHVAIVRGNPEWSGWKQHLFSDPLLLVDTTIQSLAELEHVKKPFLQVDTDSTYRYTIEQWWYHQFKRQPPRSILVDQFETCKQLVLHGIGYAILPGTSITERETALKKLPICDPQGQPIYRDTWLIVSEPARQLPQVQAFIQLLTEGDPSPTEEA
- a CDS encoding DinB family protein, producing MNSYVHAVIHQLEVANLTIDQMISLLDPKDFNVRLAQNKRSLGELVNHLVLIYHADLLIADGASETEMNQFYAQRKINSIEEMRSTLHAGFEALKERYRGYSNEQLMELTSSYWGVSYSRFEWFLEIIAHIYHHRGQLHTLLVNLGTDLHISLFE
- a CDS encoding leucine-rich repeat domain-containing protein — protein: MQRMKLSWTLLLLTLFLIPLVACTQVPVNEATVIHISDPYLEQLVREHLQIDGEITNKHLLQLEHLESWDHRPVKSLNGLQYAKNLECIILPFAQIDDLTPLENLPHLQAIHLKGNLIDDIESLTLMPNLNWIILDHNQLANLSSLRELQDHPNLQYLFLRENPLTMNKKELKQVQADLAVAGIYLYLN
- a CDS encoding YkuS family protein, producing MARIGVEENLTHVEDALRERGYETVPLRNEDDFYGCDCCVVTGQDSNLMGIQNVSFEGSIIDASGMNAEEICREVDERVSNMNNRQG
- a CDS encoding peroxiredoxin → MTEGMEKQGTEEVAFAMPRIGQKAPQFDAITTHGMKKLSDYAGKWLILFSHPADFTPVCTTEFIAFQEIYPELRKRDTELLGLSVDSVTSHIAWVRNIKEKMGVTIEFPIIADLNMKVASKYGMIMPEQSDTAATRAVFFIDDKQVVRAIIYYPMSTGRNMAEILRVLDALKTSDQHGVVTGANWKPGDKVIVPPPKTTAAADERTQDSSLEVIDWYLSKKDLK